In Dunckerocampus dactyliophorus isolate RoL2022-P2 chromosome 14, RoL_Ddac_1.1, whole genome shotgun sequence, one DNA window encodes the following:
- the nkx6.2 gene encoding homeobox protein Nkx-6.2, with the protein MLAVGQMEANRQSAFVLGSTPLAALHNMTEMKTSLFPYALQQSPAAFKAPPLSSLNSQLSGATPHGISDILGRPITTAGQLLSGFPRINGLATSAAAAAAGMYFSPAVSRYPKPLAELPGRAPIFWPGVMQGSPWRDPRVPCPSQSSLMVDKDGKKKHSRPTFSGQQIFALEKTFEQTKYLAGPERARLAYSLGMTESQVKVWFQNRRTKWRKRHAAEMASAKKKHDSETEKMKESSDNEEDDEYNKPLDPNSDDEKITRLLKKHKAGSNLALVSPCSNSSDTL; encoded by the exons ATGTTAGCGGTGGGGCAGATGGAGGCTAACCGGCAGAGTGCTTTCGTCCTGGGCAGCACCCCGCTGGCGGCGTTGCACAACATGACCGAGATGAAGACGTCCCTCTTCCCCTACGCGCTGCAGCAGAGCCCGGCGGCCTTCAAGGCGCCGCCGCTTTCCAGCCTCAACTCGCAGCTATCTGGGGCCACCCCGCACGGAATAAGCGACATCCTGGGGAGACCCATCACCACGGCCGGGCAGCTGCTGTCCGGCTTCCCAAGAATAAACGGCCTGGCTACCAGCGCTGCAGCAGCCGCAGCCGGGATGTACTTCAGCCCGGCGGTGTCCCGGTACCCTAAGCCGCTGGCCGAGCTGCCTGGGAGGGCGCCCATCTTCTGGCCGGGGGTGATGCAGGGATCCCCTTGGAGGGACCCGCGTGTGCCGTGTCCGT CTCAGTCCAGTTTAATGGTGGACAAGGATGGCAAAAAGAAACACTCCAGGCCTACTTTTTCTGGACAGCAGATTTTTGCACTGGAAAAAACCTTTGAGCAGACAAAATACCTGGCAGGCCCCGAGAGAGCTCGCCTGGCCTACTCGTTAGGAATGACCGAGAGCCAAGTCAAG GTCTGGTTCCAGAACAGGAGGACCAAGTGGCGGAAGCGGCACGCGGCAGAGATGGCCTCGGCCAAGAAGAAGCACGACTCCGAGACGGAAAAAATGAAGGAGAGTTCGGACAACGAGGAGGACGACGAGTACAACAAACCGCTGGACCCCAACTCGGACGACGAGAAAATCACGAGACTGTTAAAGAAGCACAAGGCCGGCAGCAATTTGGCCCTGGTCAGCCCCTGTAGTAACAGCTCGGACACCTTGTGA